The following coding sequences are from one Streptomyces dengpaensis window:
- a CDS encoding aldolase: MSRPLDSTSVDEARREIVRVGTSLFARGYVHASAGNISAKVGDGHLITPTDAALGFLEPDRLALVDAGGEQIAGDRASKTLTLHRRIYAADPTARFVIHTHSTHLVGLTLSSVWSQDDVLPPITPYYVMKVGHVPLIPYHRPGDPRVADLVTARIADRAASGTPIRAVLLDRLGPVVWGPDAAGALAVLEELEETARLWLLTDRQPEPLPAPALDELRSTFGAAW; the protein is encoded by the coding sequence ACGAGGCACGCCGCGAGATCGTCCGGGTGGGCACGAGCCTGTTCGCCCGCGGTTACGTCCACGCCAGCGCCGGCAACATCAGCGCCAAGGTCGGCGACGGCCACCTGATCACGCCGACCGACGCCGCCCTGGGCTTCCTCGAACCCGACCGTCTCGCGCTGGTCGACGCCGGGGGCGAGCAGATCGCGGGCGACCGTGCCAGCAAGACCCTGACACTCCACCGCCGTATCTACGCCGCCGACCCCACGGCCCGCTTCGTCATCCACACCCACTCCACGCACCTGGTCGGGCTCACCCTGTCCAGCGTGTGGAGCCAGGACGACGTACTCCCGCCCATCACGCCGTACTACGTGATGAAGGTCGGCCACGTCCCGCTCATCCCCTACCACCGGCCCGGCGATCCGCGCGTGGCCGACCTGGTGACCGCCCGCATCGCCGACCGGGCGGCGAGCGGTACGCCGATCAGGGCCGTCCTGCTCGACCGGCTGGGCCCTGTGGTCTGGGGCCCGGACGCGGCCGGCGCCCTCGCCGTCCTCGAAGAACTCGAGGAGACGGCACGCCTCTGGCTCCTGACCGACCGTCAGCCCGAGCCACTCCCCGCCCCCGCTCTCGACGAACTGAGGTCCACGTTCGGCGCCGCTTGGTGA
- a CDS encoding MFS transporter has translation MSTATAEAPDLARENAVFRKVVRRIVPFLILCYVVSYLDRVNVGFAKLQMSDDLAFSEAAYGLGAGLFFIGYFLFEVPSNLILQRVGARTWIARIMISWGLVSAAFVFVNNEATFYVLRFLLGAAEAGFYPGVILYCTYWFPSHRRARVIAMFMSAIPVAGIFGNPLSGWILDRFDGVSGWHGWQWMFLLEAIPALIIGVLTLFYLDNGVRDAKWLSDEEKTVVERALAEDTAHQTVHGKVWDAFREPKVWLLCLVYFCFVMGQYALTFWMPTFVESTGIEGNLAIGVLSAVPFLTALVAMNLFGRSADKHRERRWHLVIPSLMGAVGFTLAASWSGSTVLSLIALSFAAAGVLTCAPLFWSLPTAFLGGAAAAAGLAVINSVGNLAGFVSPYMIGAVKDATGSSSVPMYILAFSLVVGAAVVLTTKKDVVNR, from the coding sequence ATGTCGACAGCGACGGCCGAGGCCCCCGACCTCGCCCGCGAGAACGCCGTCTTCCGCAAGGTCGTACGGCGTATCGTCCCCTTCCTCATCCTCTGTTATGTCGTCTCCTACCTGGACCGGGTCAACGTCGGCTTCGCCAAGCTGCAGATGTCCGACGACCTCGCGTTCAGCGAGGCGGCGTACGGCCTCGGTGCCGGTCTGTTCTTCATCGGGTACTTCCTCTTCGAGGTCCCCTCGAACCTGATACTCCAGCGGGTCGGCGCCCGCACTTGGATCGCCCGGATCATGATCAGCTGGGGCCTGGTGTCGGCGGCGTTCGTGTTCGTCAACAACGAGGCGACGTTCTACGTGCTCAGGTTCCTCCTCGGCGCCGCGGAGGCCGGGTTCTACCCCGGCGTGATCCTGTACTGCACCTACTGGTTCCCGTCGCACCGCCGTGCCCGCGTCATCGCGATGTTCATGTCGGCCATCCCCGTGGCCGGTATCTTCGGCAACCCGCTCTCCGGCTGGATCTTGGACCGGTTCGACGGGGTGAGCGGCTGGCACGGCTGGCAGTGGATGTTCCTGCTCGAGGCCATCCCCGCGCTCATCATCGGCGTGCTGACGCTGTTCTACCTGGACAACGGCGTGCGTGACGCGAAGTGGCTCTCCGACGAGGAGAAGACCGTCGTCGAGCGGGCGCTCGCCGAGGACACCGCGCACCAGACGGTGCACGGCAAGGTCTGGGACGCCTTCCGCGAGCCCAAGGTGTGGCTGCTGTGCCTCGTCTACTTCTGCTTCGTGATGGGCCAGTACGCCCTGACGTTCTGGATGCCCACCTTCGTCGAGTCCACCGGCATCGAGGGCAACCTCGCGATCGGTGTCCTCAGTGCCGTGCCTTTCCTGACCGCGCTCGTCGCGATGAACCTGTTCGGCCGCTCGGCGGACAAGCACCGCGAACGCCGCTGGCACCTGGTCATCCCGAGCCTCATGGGCGCCGTCGGGTTCACGCTGGCAGCCTCCTGGTCCGGCTCGACCGTGCTGTCCCTGATCGCGCTGTCCTTCGCCGCGGCCGGCGTACTGACCTGCGCACCGCTGTTCTGGTCGCTGCCCACCGCGTTCCTGGGCGGCGCCGCCGCCGCGGCCGGCCTTGCCGTGATCAACTCGGTGGGCAACCTCGCCGGCTTCGTCAGCCCGTACATGATCGGCGCGGTCAAGGACGCCACGGGCTCGTCGTCGGTCCCGATGTACATCCTGGCGTTCAGCCTCGTCGTCGGTGCGGCCGTGGTGCTCACCACCAAGAAGGACGTCGTCAACCGCTGA
- the otnI gene encoding 2-oxo-tetronate isomerase: MPRFAANLSMMYTEHPFLDRFAAASADGFEAVEYLFPYEYDATELRRRLDDHGLRQVLFNAPPGAWDSGERGIAALPGREKEARSGIDRALEYAAALGCPRVHMMAGLVQPAATPADAARHRAAYLANLAWAAERAAAADVDILIEPINGRDMPGYFLTRQAEAHSVVQEVGAPNLKVQLDLYHCQIVEGDLTTTLRRDVPTGRVGHLQIAGVPDRHEPDRGELNARHLFDVIDALGFDGWIGCEYRPRTGTSEGLGWLNDYRGDNT; this comes from the coding sequence ATGCCGAGGTTCGCAGCGAACCTGTCCATGATGTACACGGAGCACCCCTTCCTCGACCGCTTCGCCGCGGCCTCGGCGGACGGCTTCGAAGCCGTCGAGTACCTCTTCCCCTACGAGTACGACGCCACCGAGCTGCGCCGCCGGCTCGACGACCACGGCCTGCGGCAGGTGCTGTTCAACGCGCCTCCCGGAGCCTGGGACTCCGGTGAGCGCGGGATCGCCGCGCTGCCCGGACGCGAGAAGGAGGCGCGCTCCGGGATCGACCGGGCACTGGAGTACGCCGCGGCGCTGGGCTGTCCGCGGGTGCACATGATGGCCGGGCTGGTGCAGCCCGCCGCCACGCCCGCGGACGCGGCCCGGCACCGCGCGGCCTACCTGGCCAACCTCGCCTGGGCCGCGGAACGAGCCGCCGCAGCGGACGTGGACATCCTGATCGAGCCGATCAACGGCCGCGACATGCCGGGCTACTTCCTGACCCGGCAGGCCGAGGCCCACTCGGTGGTGCAGGAAGTCGGTGCCCCGAACCTCAAGGTCCAACTCGACCTCTACCACTGCCAGATCGTCGAGGGCGACCTCACGACGACCCTGCGCCGCGACGTACCGACGGGCCGGGTCGGCCATCTGCAGATCGCGGGGGTGCCCGACCGTCACGAACCCGACCGGGGCGAGCTGAATGCCCGTCACCTTTTCGACGTGATCGACGCGTTGGGCTTCGACGGGTGGATCGGCTGCGAATACCGCCCCCGTACCGGCACGAGCGAAGGTCTCGGCTGGCTGAACGACTACCGAGGAGACAACACATGA
- the denD gene encoding D-erythronate dehydrogenase: MRIVITGGFGFLGRQVAGALLERRTFRGAPIDRLVLADRFVDASSQLAGDPLVDIVQGDLTDRLDELFAEPVDVVIHLASAVSAECEADFDLGMSANLDTTRALLEAARAQSAAGGPLPRVVFSSSVAVYGSDPALPLPPVVSEATLPTPRSSYGIQKFVCEQLVAEYTRRGFVDGRVTRLMTVSVRPGKPNAAASGFLSGIIREPLAGLPAVCPVDPALRVALASPRRTVEGILRVAELERGDGPGLLDGNIPVNLPALTVSVAEMLDTLRRVAGDAVADLVTITPDPGVEAIVGSWPAAFDNARAAALGLEPDPSFESVVRDYLADHADAVAAAEPLATGRPNSDR; encoded by the coding sequence ATGAGGATTGTCATCACGGGTGGCTTCGGCTTCCTGGGACGGCAGGTCGCGGGCGCGCTGCTGGAGCGGCGGACGTTCCGTGGTGCCCCGATCGACCGGCTGGTGCTCGCCGACCGGTTCGTGGACGCCTCGTCGCAGCTGGCGGGCGACCCGCTCGTGGACATCGTGCAGGGCGATCTGACCGACCGCCTCGACGAGCTGTTCGCCGAGCCGGTGGACGTGGTGATCCACCTCGCCTCCGCCGTGTCGGCCGAGTGCGAGGCCGACTTCGACCTCGGCATGAGCGCCAACCTGGACACGACCCGAGCGCTGCTCGAAGCCGCCCGGGCCCAGTCCGCCGCCGGCGGTCCGCTGCCGCGCGTGGTGTTCTCCAGCAGCGTCGCGGTCTACGGCAGCGACCCGGCGCTGCCGCTGCCGCCGGTGGTCAGCGAGGCGACCCTGCCGACGCCGCGGTCGAGCTACGGCATTCAGAAGTTCGTCTGCGAACAGCTGGTCGCCGAATACACCCGCCGCGGCTTCGTCGACGGACGTGTCACCCGTCTGATGACCGTGTCGGTCCGACCGGGCAAGCCGAACGCGGCCGCGTCCGGCTTCCTGTCCGGCATCATCCGCGAGCCCCTCGCGGGCCTGCCGGCCGTCTGCCCGGTCGATCCCGCCCTGCGGGTGGCCCTGGCCTCACCGCGGCGCACGGTCGAGGGAATCCTCCGCGTCGCGGAGCTCGAGCGCGGCGACGGCCCGGGCCTGCTCGACGGCAATATCCCGGTCAACCTTCCGGCGCTCACGGTCTCGGTCGCCGAGATGCTGGACACACTGCGGCGCGTGGCCGGCGACGCCGTCGCCGACCTGGTGACGATCACGCCCGATCCCGGCGTCGAGGCCATCGTCGGCTCCTGGCCCGCCGCCTTCGACAACGCGCGCGCCGCGGCGCTCGGGCTCGAACCCGACCCGAGCTTCGAGTCGGTGGTACGGGACTACCTCGCCGACCATGCCGACGCGGTCGCGGCCGCCGAACCGCTCGCCACGGGGCGCCCGAACTCGGACCGATAG